The following are encoded together in the Lactuca sativa cultivar Salinas chromosome 1, Lsat_Salinas_v11, whole genome shotgun sequence genome:
- the LOC122194822 gene encoding ATP synthase subunit alpha, chloroplastic — TYRERHTSIIYDDPSKQAQAYHQMSLLLRRPPGHKAYPWDVFYLHSRLLERAAKLNSLLGEGSMIALPIVETQSGDVLAYIPTNVISIIDGQIFLYVDLFNAGIRPAINVGISVSRVGSAAQIKAMKQVAGKLKLELAQFAELEAFAQFASDFDKATHNQLARGQRLRELLKQSQSAPLGVEEKVLTIYTGTNGYLDSLEIGQVRKLLVELRTYLKTNKPQFQEIISSTKTFTEEAEAILKEAIKEQREHFILQEQAA, encoded by the coding sequence ACGTATCGTGAACGACACACTTCAATTATTTATGATGATCCCTCTAAACAAGCCCAAGCTTATCACCAAATGTCTCTTCTATTACGAAGACCGCCTGGGCACAAAGCTTATCCATGGGATGTTTTTTATTTACATTCACGCCTTTTGGAAAGAGCTGCTAAATTAAATTCTCTTTTAGGTGAAGGAAGTATGATCGCTTTACCAATAGTGGAAACCCAATCGGGAGATGTTTTGGCTTATATTCCTACTAATGTCATTTCGATTATAGATGGacaaatatttttatatgttgatCTATTCAATGCTGGAATCCGACCCGCTATTAATGTGGGGATCTCTGTTTCCAGAGTGGGGTCTGCAGCTCAAATTAAAGCTATGAAACAAGTAGCTGGTAAATTAAAATTGGAACTGGCACAATTTGCAGAATTAGAAGCTTTTGCACAATTTGCTTCTGATTTCGATAAAGCTACTCATAATCAATTGGCAAGAGGTCAACGCTTACGTGAATTGCTTAAACAATCCCAATCCGCCCCACTCGGGGTAGAAGAAAAGGTATTGACGATTTATACCGGAACAAATGGTTATCTTGATTCATTAGAAATTGGACAGGTAAGGAAACTTCTTGTTGAGTTACGTACTTACTTAAAAACCAATAAACCgcagtttcaagaaataatatcttctaccaagacattcACCGAGGAAGCAGAAGCCATTTTGAAGGAAGCTATTAAGGAACAGAGGGAACATTTTATACTTCAAGAACAAGCAGCCTAA